The DNA segment GAGGGTTCCATTTCTAAACCTAtgtgtataaaataaataatgtttaccaattttatttttaggtcgTATAAATACAATACTCTATGTTGAGGGATATTAATCTGTTAAATATAAATTGTAATATTTGGatagattaatattttattttcaattaaataatgTGCCCGGTGCCCTAGATTCAAAATCTTAGcattctttttctttccttttattTACTGTTTCTGTAGGTAAATATATCTTTTGTATATTTGTTCCTTttgcaaatattttattttttattggaaaTAGTCTAGTAAAATGTTGTAAATTGACACAACTATTATTATACTttagattttaatttcaaaatttgacaaaaaaattatattttaaagttttttaacaATGTTATTGTATCCCTTAAGTTTCAAACAAAAATTCGTTTGGGTGGATTTGCATATGAAAATAAATCTcttctaatatttatttttcatttatagtGAATGACCCAAACCTAAAATCcttcaaaaagaaaaatcaatcaccttctattttatataaaaaaattcttgttACTTTTGTATTActattgaatatttttcatttatagtGAATGACCCAAACCTAAAATccttcaaaagaaaaatcaatcaccttctattatataaaaaaattcttgttTGTATTACTATTGAAACATATCAATGTCTAATATTACTTTTTGGCATTTAGTTTTTACTTGTCTCAAAAAATAAGAAGCAAACCAACATGACCCTTGGACGCAAGTCTAATTACTTATTATTGATATAAAAATCCAGAATGCAACAAGTCAGATTGCAACTATGTTTTACGGTCTTGAAATCGTTCTTATGTGCCAAAACATCATCGTTTTATTCCCAAAACCATTATATAGACTTTTACATTTTTTGACATTTTTAGGGGTTCTGTTGTCCATAGTCTGTATTTAAGAAAGTAGTTGATTGTTCATGCAAGGAATGTTTTgcattacaattttaaaaaaacaaaatgctTTTGCGTAAAACTCTCGACTTGTGCATTGTTTGTTTCCAATGAAAACAGGAAGCAAAAAAGATCACCTCGgcaagaaagaagagaaaaagaatagCACGGATTCTTGGCTCCAAATGAGAATTTAGTAAACGctgtaaaactaaaaaaatagtcTCACGATTCATGAAtctaattaaaactaaaaaaatagtcTCACGATTCATGAATCTAATTAAATAGGGAATATTTGTTTGAAAGTTAATCTAATTAAATAGGGATTTATGAAACAGGAATTTATTATGAGATATATGAAAAGTAAGATGCATGTTTGACATGAATGGTCCACTTGAGGTAATGGTAATGGTATTTACAGAATTGCAAtgatgagaaaaagaaaagagaaatgaATTGGAATGAGTTGGTGATCTAAGTTTCCCCATTGCAGTGATGGTGGATGCCATTGCTGGGAACATTTTGGTAGTTGTTGTGCAGACAATTTAGACCCCATATCCGAATTGTCCGGTCATCACTAGCTGAGGCTAACATGTGGGGGTTTGCTGGGTTCCAGCTTACACAATTTACAGATCCTGAATGACCAGGCAATGCTTCTATTAGCTCCCCTGAGCTTCTGTGCCATATGTAAACCTACAAACAGACACCCACCCAACTTCAACTTTAATAGTTCTCCAAAGTTATTCAATACAACTCAGTATCATAAGAGCTTGGGTAAATAGTAGTGTCAATAACATTGCAGGGATCCTACATGCTGCATAAAATTGTTTCACATCCAAAAGTAAGAAGTTTACTAGCTGCAAAATTTCTATCAATCTAACATACATCTTGtatatacaattatttattCCTCATTGAAGATCTACTAAACACCACAACTAAACTAGTAAATATGGATTTTCTTTGGTGCTACATTGACAAACTGAAGGCCTGGAACAATACAAAGAGGAAGGCCAAGGCAGCAGTTTCTGACCATTACAATATTGTAGTTGAATTCATTCAACTAGTATTATAAAGCTGTCCAGTATAtatcaatcaaattaaaaacaccACTCCATGGGTCTTTTATGTCTATTTTAATGAGCCTTTTTAGGCACACCTTACCATTTATTTTCACAACTTTTTAGAGCACTTTTGAAAATTGTGATTATTTTCTAGAACTATGATTAGACTACACATGCACCAAATTTTTGTAATAAAACAcagatttaaaaaatagaaacgATTATTCTTTGATTATATAAGAAACATACAAGCCTTTCAATTTGCAAATACTTTTCCCATTTTGATCAATGATATTAAGGATTCATACCTGTGAATCCTCACTTCCACTTGCAATAAAAGCTTGCTTAAGGCCACCAAAGCAAGACCTGATAATAAATCGGGCACTTCTATGACCTTTGTACTTGCCAACAAGCCTAGGATCGCCTTCAATGTTCCATAGATGTATTTCTTGATTCAAAAGATTAACCAACAAGAATTTGTTATCCTTTGATAAGGAAAAAGCCGTTATTGATTCATACTCTTCAATAAATCTCTCATTATTTGTTTCTCTATTGAACAACAGTACGGCATTGGATTTACAAATACTTAGAATCTCTTTCCCGTTATCCATGATTTCCAAATCAGATATCTTAAGGGTTTTTTTTCCTTTCCAAGACTCCACTTCTTTCCCATCTAAATCCCACATGCAAATGCTCTTGTCACTGAAGCCACAAAGTATATATTTCCCACATGGGAACCACGTACAGGAAACTAGGCCAGTACCAGCTTTTTCATAAATTTGGATGCATTTGCCAGTGGAGACATCCCAACGCCTAATAGCCTCCTCCACTCCACATGTGAGGAGCTCTTGGTCATTAGGACTCCATGAAACTGAAGAAACAGGTTTCTGGTGACCAGTCAATCTATGCTTTACAGTCAGTCCACCACTTACTCCaacctatttaaaaaaatttaaaaagtgacACCTGATTTCATAGCATTAAGCCGTATTTTATGTGTTAGAATGCAATTTTTTTGTCTTGATCAACAGGGGGGTTCTGAGATATGACGGAAAACATTGTAACTGCGATTTGAATTTGCAGTATGATGACTAAATCAAACACAGGCAATGAAGAAAATTTTAGCGGCAAATTAAAACATGGAAGAGCAGAAAAGAGAAAATGTAAATTATGAGATCAATATCAAATATTACCTCCCAAATTATTGCAGTTCGATCATTTGATGCTGAAGCTAAATATTTCCCATTATGTGAAAATTGTACAAACCAGACTTCATCATCATGTGCCTCTAATATCTGTTGCAATATTaccaagaaaagaaaataagattaGAATGTAGATACTATCCATGCAATATGCAAAGTGAAGACAAGATGGTCATTGTAAATAGACGGCAAAAGGATGAAACCAGAAGACAAAGTCTGTACCTTACCTTGTCTCATTTCTCCTCCCTGGTTTTGGGGATTTgctttttaaagaaattagatTATAAATATCAAACCTATGTAAAAAATTGGGGATTGGTTCTGAAATAAATTAGATTCTACATCCATCTCATTTACAAGAAATGAAGAGTATtttaataagtaaaaaataatgaagGCATTTTAGGTAGAAATTGCAGTAGTAAGTAGTGTAATTGCATATATATAGAGAGACAAATGCATGACACCCATAGAAATGGTACCTTGCCCAGATATCTCTTACTACGTAAATCTGGTGAGTAAGTTCCTACTAGCTGTGCACCAGTTGTCAGgatatttaaatttagattttcCAATATTATTAGAAGCACCAaccatggacttccatatgaagATAAAGGGCATGGGTTTACATCAAAAAGACATCCTACTTTATGGTTAATGTCTTCTAATTGGAAGCAACTAGGTACTCTCAAAGAGTAAGAAGCAGGCCTATTGACAGGTCAAGGGCAAAAGCAATAGTCACATCCATTTCCAAGATGCCACCATTTCGCATTCACATTTCACAAATCTagtaaacatttatttattatcatgAAAAAATACAGGCGAAAGAGAGAAAAACTAACAGAGTTCTACTAAACATATCATTTTCTAACCTGTAATGTACTGGAAGGAATCTGATCTTTTCCACAATGATGATCTGAATATAATGACATCTCCTTGTCCAATGAATTATGAAATGGGCATGCCTCTCGTTGTAAGATAAGGGCTTGTTCAACTAGATGCTCCAACCTCTTTTCAGGTATCATTACTGTAGGGGGAAGCAGTTTCTGCAATTCCTCTAGAAGCTTTGACCGAGACCTCACCCTTGCAAGTCTAGGAGAAGGTGAAACAATGCAGGAAGAAAGTTCTCGAATTTTACTACTATTAATGCAAAGTGGAGCAATCTCCGTCCTCAAGGTCTTCAATGCTTCCATGACATTTTCCCCATTTAGAAGCTCAAAGAATTTCTGCTCCAATATTAAAAATGAGGCTGACCTGACCATGCTTTCATCTGCAAGAGCAATTTTACGTAATGTGGCTACACTGTCATCCCAATTCCCATCAAGTATTTGCTGCATAAAGATATTCACCCCAGGAGAGTGTAAAGGTATTCCAGACTCCTCCTCTAAATGTGCCCCACTCTTTCCGTAACCGAGAGAATATAAAGCCTTTGCAATTATCCTGACAAATTCCTCTTTCTTTATAACCCCTTTGGAACCAACAACTTGTTCGTCCCCTTTGGACGGTAGAGGCCGCGCCATGAAGTCCCTGGACAAGCCTCCAACAGGCTCTTTAGAAGAAGAACCGTTAGACAAGGCAACTAATCCTTTAGAGGATAACTTCATTCGCTTTAAAGCTGGTTCTTCATCTTCCACACCTCCCATGA comes from the Phaseolus vulgaris cultivar G19833 chromosome 8, P. vulgaris v2.0, whole genome shotgun sequence genome and includes:
- the LOC137823768 gene encoding WD repeat-containing protein 26 homolog isoform X2, with translation MGGVEDEEPALKRMKLSSKGLVALSNGSSSKEPVGGLSRDFMARPLPSKGDEQVVGSKGVIKKEEFVRIIAKALYSLGYGKSGAHLEEESGIPLHSPGVNIFMQQILDGNWDDSVATLRKIALADESMVRSASFLILEQKFFELLNGENVMEALKTLRTEIAPLCINSSKIRELSSCIVSPSPRLARVRSRSKLLEELQKLLPPTVMIPEKRLEHLVEQALILQREACPFHNSLDKEMSLYSDHHCGKDQIPSSTLQILEAHDDEVWFVQFSHNGKYLASASNDRTAIIWEVGVSGGLTVKHRLTGHQKPVSSVSWSPNDQELLTCGVEEAIRRWDVSTGKCIQIYEKAGTGLVSCTWFPCGKYILCGFSDKSICMWDLDGKEVESWKGKKTLKISDLEIMDNGKEILSICKSNAVLLFNRETNNERFIEEYESITAFSLSKDNKFLLVNLLNQEIHLWNIEGDPRLVGKYKGHRSARFIIRSCFGGLKQAFIASGSEDSQHVGSLQCY
- the LOC137823768 gene encoding WD repeat-containing protein 26 homolog isoform X1 codes for the protein MGGVEDEEPALKRMKLSSKGLVALSNGSSSKEPVGGLSRDFMARPLPSKGDEQVVGSKGVIKKEEFVRIIAKALYSLGYGKSGAHLEEESGIPLHSPGVNIFMQQILDGNWDDSVATLRKIALADESMVRSASFLILEQKFFELLNGENVMEALKTLRTEIAPLCINSSKIRELSSCIVSPSPRLARVRSRSKLLEELQKLLPPTVMIPEKRLEHLVEQALILQREACPFHNSLDKEMSLYSDHHCGKDQIPSSTLQILEAHDDEVWFVQFSHNGKYLASASNDRTAIIWEVGVSGGLTVKHRLTGHQKPVSSVSWSPNDQELLTCGVEEAIRRWDVSTGKCIQIYEKAGTGLVSCTWFPCGKYILCGFSDKSICMWDLDGKEVESWKGKKTLKISDLEIMDNGKEILSICKSNAVLLFNRETNNERFIEEYESITAFSLSKDNKFLLVNLLNQEIHLWNIEGDPRLVGKYKGHRSARFIIRSCFGGLKQAFIASGSEDSQVYIWHRSSGELIEALPGHSGSVNCVSWNPANPHMLASASDDRTIRIWGLNCLHNNYQNVPSNGIHHHCNGET